In Sander lucioperca isolate FBNREF2018 chromosome 12, SLUC_FBN_1.2, whole genome shotgun sequence, one DNA window encodes the following:
- the LOC118492935 gene encoding L-selectin-like, with protein MNHRCGWMEVVCYAASTLLCAPFSGSDVTFVIVTKSLTWTAAQSYCRDHYTDLASVRNMTENQKVQQVITAGGKYAWIGLFRDSWKWSDGSTSSFSFWKNGQPDTKNGNEACVAADFSQSGTWEGWPCDMERAFICYGPVVSKKVMKVKFENKNNNNNLDLNDPAVMEAMLKQLKQKLRDQGLDDNIKLSWRKQADGKVFHKEDKKTNKRRRKRDEL; from the exons ATGAATCACAgatgtggatggatggaggttGTATGTTATGCTGCCTCTACACTTCTCTGTGCTCCATTTTCAGGATCAGATGTGACTTTTGTCATCGTCACCAAATCCCTGACATGGACTGCAGCCCAGAGCTACTGCAGAGATCACTACACAGACCTGGCCAGTGTGAGAAACATGACAGAGAACCAGAAGGTACAGCAGGTGATAACTGCTGGAGGAAAGTATGCCTGGATTGGCCTTTTCAGAGACTCCTGGAAGTGGTCAGATGGAAGTACCTCCTCATTCAGCTTCTGGAAGAACGGGCAACCTGATACCAAGAACGGGAACGAGGCTTGTGTGGCTGCAGACTTCAGCCAATCAGGAACCTGGGAGGGCTGGCCCTGTGACATGGAGAGAGCGTTCATTTGCTACGGTCCAG tggTGTCAAAGAAAGTGATGAAAGTGAAGTTTgagaacaagaacaacaacaacaatctggATCTGAATGACCCTGCTGTGATGGAGGCCATGTTGAAGCAG CTCAAACAGAAGCTGAGGGACCAGGGGCTGGACGACAACATCAAACTGAGCTGGAGGAAGCAGGCCGATGGAAAAGTCTTCCACAAGGAAGACAAGAAGACaaacaagaggaggaggaagagggatgaGCTGTAA